CCGCGTCGAGCTCTGCGTCGGCCTCGAACTCGGTGGCCTCACCCCGTCCCAGGCACTCGTCGAGACCGTGCACGAGACCGGCATCCCGGCGCACGCCCTCGTCCGGTGCCGCCCCGGCGGCTTCGTGCACGACCCTGACGAGGTCGACCTCATGGAGCGCGAGGTGCGCACCGTCATCCGGTCGGGAGCGGCCGGTGTCGTGGTCGGCGCGCTCCGCCCGGACCGGACCCTCGACCTCGACGCCCTCCGCCGGTTCGTCGCCGCGGCCCGCTCGGTGAGCGCCACCGCCGAGGTCACCCTGCACCGCGCGATCGACCACGCGGCGGACCCCGTCGCCGCCGCCGCGGCGGTCGCGGACCTCGGCTTCACCCGCGTCCTGACCTCCGGCGGTGCCCTGACGGCTGCCGCGGGGGCCTCGACGATCTCGCGGATGGTCGAGTCCTCGGGGCCCGTGCAGGTCATGGCCGGCGCCGGCGTGACCCCGGCGGACGTGCCGGGACTCGTCGCGGCGGGGGTCGCC
This is a stretch of genomic DNA from Curtobacterium sp. 458. It encodes these proteins:
- a CDS encoding copper homeostasis protein CutC; translation: MTTVPVALEIAVTSPAGAVVARDHGADRVELCVGLELGGLTPSQALVETVHETGIPAHALVRCRPGGFVHDPDEVDLMEREVRTVIRSGAAGVVVGALRPDRTLDLDALRRFVAAARSVSATAEVTLHRAIDHAADPVAAAAAVADLGFTRVLTSGGALTAAAGASTISRMVESSGPVQVMAGAGVTPADVPGLVAAGVAAVHLSAKRPAAGSAHTGVPMGGSDDGSAHLVTDAEVVQAARRALDTAGV